In the Acetobacterium sp. KB-1 genome, ACAATATCCGCATCAATTTTTTTATCTTCTGCCATTTGCTTTAAAATATTAACAACCTTTTCTTTTTGCATACCTTTACGATAAGGTCTGTTTTCAGAAACGGCTGTAAAAATATCGGCGACAGCCATGATTCGGGCTCCCAGTGAAAGCTCTGATCCCTTTTTCTTAAACGGATAGCCCGTTCCGTCCAGCCGTTCATGATGCATGGAGGCAAATTCATTGATTTCTTCAAATCCCGTAACTTGACAGAGTAATACATAGGTATGATAAGTATGTTCTTTCATCACCGCAAATTCAGCGTGGGAGAGTCCCGCCGGCTTTTCAAGAATTTCAGTCGGTACCGTCAATTTACCAATATCATGGATATATCCGGCCGCCTGAATTTTCTTACAGGTTAACTCATCACATTTCAAGTGCTGCGCCAAGCGTTTCGCCACAGATGAAACCCCTTCGCTGTGAACTGCGGTAAATCTGCTCCGAAAGTCAATGACCCGGGCAAAAAGTTTGGTTATACCAATTAATTCATCAATATCCAGTCGTTGATCCTGAAATCGGATATTTTTATAATACCGTCGGGCGCTGGAAATTGATTCCAGATCGTACCAGAAAAACTCCTTTTCTTTTAGCCTTTCAAAAGCTTTTACATAGTCCGGATTAAATTTTCGACCCGAAGCAGCGGCAATTTTTTCAAAAATCCGATCCTTCTGGTAAATGATTTTTTCATCTTTGGATATAAGAGTGGCGATCCGATCTGCCAGATGAATAAGATGACTTTCTGGCATCACCGCTTCTCCACAAAACATTAAACCCTCGCCATCGTTCCAATCGACATGGTGAAATTTAATAATTTTAGCGATCTCTGAAAACTCCCGGTAGTCTTTTAAGAGCAACCATCCAATCCGGGCATGTTGGTGGGGATTGATGGCTTCAAATTTGAGTACCTTTATCCGTTCCTGCATGCTTAAACCGCCAATATCGTGTAAAACGGCAGCGACACAGACTTCATTTAGTTTCTTTTCTTCAAAGTTCAACTCTTCCCCCAAATTATTGGTAATATAGGCGACAAGACGTTGATGATGATGTAATTCCGGGCTTACCATATCTGTAGCTCTTGATAGTTGAAGTGTTAACTCTAATAAAGAGACCATATTTTTTCCTT is a window encoding:
- a CDS encoding HD-GYP domain-containing protein, which encodes MVSPELHHHQRLVAYITNNLGEELNFEEKKLNEVCVAAVLHDIGGLSMQERIKVLKFEAINPHQHARIGWLLLKDYREFSEIAKIIKFHHVDWNDGEGLMFCGEAVMPESHLIHLADRIATLISKDEKIIYQKDRIFEKIAAASGRKFNPDYVKAFERLKEKEFFWYDLESISSARRYYKNIRFQDQRLDIDELIGITKLFARVIDFRSRFTAVHSEGVSSVAKRLAQHLKCDELTCKKIQAAGYIHDIGKLTVPTEILEKPAGLSHAEFAVMKEHTYHTYVLLCQVTGFEEINEFASMHHERLDGTGYPFKKKGSELSLGARIMAVADIFTAVSENRPYRKGMQKEKVVNILKQMAEDKKIDADIVATLITYYHDINNARIKAQKKARIRYNDFAKLLT